In Chryseobacterium oranimense, a single window of DNA contains:
- a CDS encoding SusC/RagA family TonB-linked outer membrane protein, with amino-acid sequence MRKTVIPVLLAISLSAYAQETKTADTAKTTKIEEVVVTSLGIKRQVRSLTYSSQQIGGDELTEVKTPNLLNSINGKVSNVQINKTNGGVGGSVRVVMRGDKSTRNSQPLYVIDGIPIINNTKGPNVDFFASMPDTGDVLSTINPEDIESINFLKGASAAALYGAAGGNGAVLIVTKKGKTGRSKLSYTTSLTLDRAYSLPELQYSYLQSIPYDHAAGQTGSQQSWGAKGASKDYLKDFLQTGTTWVNNLSFQSGNEKSNNFFSIGNTTNKGIIPTSVFDQYNINFRNSSKFLDDKLTLDANFMGSLQNSKNRLTPGSYYSPLVNLYWLPRGVDFDQFSGSNYTYQNNNRLLPAQNWWAIKPDGSFSVESQNPYWILYKNPVTTKNKNLYSAATLSYQINPWLSARVRGNYNYTTSDSQRNVAVYSLPVLLGGNDNGKIYKDVIESTSTYGDALLIGSPKITDDISLDFTVGGSINTQRYSSSSLENNLLVIPNLFELNNLQWPGQNGNGVSYVIYRTKKQTQSVFASANLGYKKFLYLDLTFRNDWDSTLSGTGRISFDYESIGLNAILSEIFNISESINFWKVRASYAEVGNGLYSNLTAPNIYRYQVNAGTMITPNSSPVTNPEFSELFAKPELNKTFEAGTELKLLNNRLSFDFTYYNSVVSNQLLQAVEISSNLGFGTGRFDVNAGKIQNVGFESSLSYKVFAGSKFDWTTTINASANKNTIKELFPSRLQIPADKTFVLTGGGYNRLKVGGSFGDIYGSVFKRDGQGRIIVDADGVPLRDENQVQYLGNPNPKFILGFNNSFNIGKLGISFLIDGKFGGKVLGYTQAKNDQYGVSKATADARDNGGVSIPNAVYENGTPYTGLTDAEKYYSKVSGSIDEPYMYKATAVRLRQASISYTFGVNSKYMENATISLIGSNLFFFYKDAPFDPEQVSGVNPGGVGIDMFGMPITRSVGLSLKANF; translated from the coding sequence ATGAGAAAAACTGTTATACCGGTTTTATTAGCTATTTCTTTATCTGCCTACGCACAGGAAACAAAAACGGCAGATACTGCTAAAACAACCAAAATAGAAGAGGTGGTTGTTACTTCTTTGGGGATAAAAAGGCAGGTACGGTCCTTAACGTACTCCAGCCAGCAGATAGGTGGGGATGAGCTTACAGAAGTAAAGACACCCAATCTTTTGAATTCAATCAACGGAAAGGTTTCCAATGTACAGATTAATAAAACCAATGGTGGTGTAGGTGGATCCGTGAGGGTGGTGATGAGAGGGGATAAATCTACGAGAAACAGCCAGCCGCTGTATGTGATTGATGGGATTCCTATCATCAACAATACAAAAGGACCCAATGTAGACTTTTTCGCCTCTATGCCGGATACAGGAGATGTATTAAGTACAATCAATCCTGAGGATATTGAAAGTATCAACTTCCTTAAAGGCGCTTCAGCAGCAGCATTATATGGGGCTGCGGGAGGTAACGGTGCAGTTTTGATTGTGACGAAAAAAGGAAAGACAGGTAGAAGTAAATTATCTTATACAACAAGTTTAACCCTTGACCGGGCTTATAGCCTTCCTGAACTACAGTACAGTTATCTGCAGAGTATTCCTTACGACCATGCGGCAGGACAAACAGGTTCTCAACAGAGCTGGGGAGCAAAAGGAGCTTCAAAAGATTATCTCAAAGATTTCTTACAGACCGGAACTACATGGGTTAATAATCTTTCATTCCAGTCAGGAAATGAAAAATCCAATAACTTTTTCTCTATAGGAAATACAACAAATAAAGGGATCATTCCTACATCAGTATTTGATCAGTATAATATTAATTTCAGGAATTCGAGTAAATTCCTTGATGATAAGCTGACCCTTGATGCCAACTTCATGGGATCTTTACAAAACAGTAAGAACAGGCTAACTCCGGGTTCCTATTATTCTCCACTTGTAAATCTGTATTGGCTGCCAAGAGGTGTTGATTTCGATCAGTTCAGCGGCTCAAACTATACCTATCAAAATAATAACAGACTGCTTCCTGCCCAGAACTGGTGGGCGATAAAACCAGACGGAAGCTTTAGTGTAGAATCTCAAAACCCGTATTGGATTCTTTATAAAAACCCTGTAACTACAAAGAATAAAAATCTTTACAGTGCAGCGACATTGAGCTATCAGATCAACCCTTGGCTATCGGCCAGGGTAAGAGGAAATTACAACTATACTACCTCAGACAGCCAGCGTAATGTGGCCGTTTATTCCTTACCTGTTTTGTTGGGTGGAAATGATAACGGTAAAATTTACAAAGATGTGATTGAAAGTACATCTACTTACGGAGATGCATTATTAATCGGAAGTCCGAAAATTACCGATGATATTTCTTTAGATTTTACAGTAGGTGGAAGTATAAATACACAAAGATACTCATCAAGCAGTTTAGAGAATAATCTTTTGGTAATTCCTAACCTGTTTGAATTGAATAATTTACAGTGGCCAGGCCAAAACGGAAATGGGGTAAGCTACGTAATATACAGAACAAAAAAACAGACCCAGTCCGTTTTTGCCAGTGCCAACTTAGGATACAAAAAATTCTTATATCTTGATCTTACATTTAGAAATGACTGGGATTCAACGCTTTCAGGAACCGGCAGGATTTCTTTTGATTATGAATCGATTGGTTTAAATGCGATCTTATCAGAAATCTTTAATATTTCAGAATCCATCAATTTCTGGAAAGTGAGAGCTTCCTATGCTGAAGTTGGAAACGGGCTGTATTCCAACCTGACAGCTCCTAATATTTACCGTTACCAGGTAAATGCAGGGACTATGATTACTCCTAATTCATCACCGGTTACTAATCCTGAGTTTTCTGAACTTTTTGCCAAACCGGAACTTAACAAAACTTTTGAAGCAGGAACAGAACTTAAACTTTTAAATAACCGTCTAAGCTTTGACTTCACTTATTATAATTCAGTAGTATCCAACCAGCTTTTGCAGGCGGTGGAAATATCTTCCAACTTAGGATTTGGAACCGGAAGATTTGATGTTAATGCAGGAAAAATTCAGAATGTAGGATTTGAATCCAGCTTATCTTATAAAGTATTTGCGGGAAGTAAATTTGACTGGACAACTACAATAAATGCTTCTGCCAATAAAAATACCATTAAAGAACTTTTCCCATCCAGATTACAGATTCCTGCAGACAAAACTTTTGTGCTTACAGGAGGAGGATATAACAGGTTAAAAGTAGGAGGTTCGTTTGGTGATATTTACGGATCAGTATTCAAAAGAGATGGCCAGGGAAGAATTATTGTTGATGCAGACGGTGTTCCGTTAAGAGATGAGAACCAGGTTCAGTATCTTGGAAATCCGAACCCTAAATTTATCCTTGGATTCAACAACTCTTTCAATATCGGAAAGTTGGGAATCAGTTTCCTTATTGACGGAAAATTTGGTGGAAAAGTATTAGGCTACACCCAGGCTAAAAATGATCAGTATGGAGTAAGCAAGGCTACTGCGGATGCCCGTGATAACGGAGGGGTATCCATTCCAAATGCAGTGTACGAAAACGGCACTCCTTATACAGGATTGACTGATGCCGAAAAATACTATTCAAAAGTATCAGGATCTATTGATGAGCCATACATGTATAAAGCAACAGCCGTGCGTTTGAGACAGGCTTCAATTTCATATACATTTGGTGTGAATTCAAAATACATGGAAAATGCAACGATTAGTTTAATCGGAAGCAACCTGTTCTTCTTTTATAAAGATGCCCCGTTTGATCCCGAACAAGTATCAGGAGTTAATCCTGGAGGTGTAGGTATCGATATGTTTGGAATGCCGATTACCAGATCAGTTGGTCTGTCATTAAAAGCTAACTTCTAA
- a CDS encoding AraC family transcriptional regulator: MSKLENILREITPLSPEDSFLVFDRIKASFDFPYHYHPEIEINFISKGKGYRRMIGDHTGEIGDIELVLVGPNLPHCWANYRCKNRKTHEITVQFNQDFFNQSMMDKNILKPISNLMKESIRGILFSQETAEKLKDSFFNLSKMNSFESFIEIMKILNELAVAEDKTLLSSYSIELETFADNDKMKIVHDFVHKNFESKITLHDAASLINMSSVTFNRFIKKRTGKTFVNYLNEIRISYAARWLMEKNLTVFETAFEAGFNNIANFNKVFKSIKKTTPTEFKELFKGVKKIE, encoded by the coding sequence ATGAGCAAGCTAGAAAATATTTTGAGAGAAATAACGCCATTATCTCCAGAGGACAGTTTTCTTGTGTTTGACCGGATAAAGGCATCTTTTGATTTTCCCTATCATTATCATCCGGAGATCGAAATCAATTTTATCAGCAAAGGAAAGGGATATCGCAGAATGATTGGTGATCATACCGGTGAGATCGGCGATATTGAACTGGTTTTGGTAGGACCTAATCTTCCGCACTGCTGGGCGAATTACAGATGCAAAAACCGGAAGACCCATGAAATTACTGTTCAGTTCAATCAGGACTTTTTTAATCAGTCCATGATGGATAAAAATATTTTGAAACCTATCAGTAATCTGATGAAAGAATCTATCCGGGGGATATTGTTTTCCCAGGAAACGGCGGAAAAGCTTAAAGATTCTTTTTTCAACCTGTCTAAAATGAACAGTTTTGAATCCTTTATCGAGATCATGAAGATTCTCAACGAGCTGGCTGTCGCAGAAGACAAAACCCTTTTATCTTCCTATAGTATAGAGCTGGAAACCTTTGCAGATAATGATAAAATGAAGATTGTCCATGATTTTGTCCATAAAAATTTTGAAAGCAAAATAACCCTTCATGATGCTGCATCCCTTATTAATATGAGCAGTGTGACTTTCAACAGATTCATTAAGAAAAGAACGGGCAAGACTTTTGTGAATTACTTAAACGAGATCAGGATCAGTTACGCTGCGCGCTGGCTGATGGAGAAGAACCTCACTGTTTTTGAAACTGCATTTGAAGCGGGATTCAATAATATAGCTAATTTTAATAAAGTTTTCAAATCCATTAAAAAAACAACTCCGACTGAATTTAAAGAACTTTTTAAAGGAGTGAAAAAAATAGAATAA
- a CDS encoding AraC family transcriptional regulator encodes MQEQLIFEDHYKKLGLEIFSEKNLETINGNKFRYDIKILFIPAGYEITVDFNHYKVSKPSLFFLTSQHLKIEKGQEDSILLYYNRDFYCIQIHDKEVACDGLLFHNVFEIPFVELNDKETSEIKNLFGNIKDELEWKDSSAEEMIRTYVKQIIIRATRNWKKQHLNNNTVKIPGSELEIFRDFSRYLEIHFREKHNVSDYAELLHLAPKTLTHKFKYLNLESPNQLIINRILLEAKRLLFYTDKPVKEIAYDLGYEDPAYFNRLFTSKTGNTPANFKKNYHSGKKYNI; translated from the coding sequence ATGCAGGAGCAACTTATTTTTGAAGACCACTACAAAAAACTCGGACTTGAAATCTTCTCCGAAAAAAATCTGGAAACCATCAATGGGAATAAATTCAGGTACGATATTAAAATCCTTTTCATACCGGCAGGCTATGAAATTACTGTAGATTTTAATCATTATAAAGTTTCTAAACCTTCCCTGTTTTTTCTCACCAGCCAGCACCTGAAAATAGAAAAAGGACAGGAAGACTCCATACTGCTGTACTACAACCGGGATTTTTACTGCATTCAGATTCATGACAAAGAAGTAGCCTGTGACGGGCTTCTTTTTCACAATGTATTTGAAATTCCTTTCGTAGAACTTAATGATAAGGAAACATCCGAAATTAAAAACCTATTCGGGAATATAAAGGATGAGCTGGAATGGAAAGATTCTTCAGCCGAGGAAATGATCAGGACGTATGTAAAGCAGATCATCATCCGCGCCACCAGAAACTGGAAAAAACAGCACCTCAACAATAATACTGTAAAAATTCCCGGCAGTGAGCTGGAGATATTCAGAGATTTCAGCAGGTATCTGGAAATTCATTTCCGGGAAAAGCACAATGTGTCAGATTATGCAGAACTTCTTCATCTCGCTCCCAAAACATTAACCCATAAATTTAAATACCTCAACCTGGAATCCCCAAATCAGCTGATCATCAACAGGATTTTACTGGAGGCCAAAAGACTTCTGTTTTATACTGATAAACCCGTTAAAGAAATTGCCTATGATTTAGGCTATGAAGATCCGGCTTACTTCAACCGTCTTTTCACCAGTAAAACAGGAAATACACCGGCAAATTTTAAAAAAAATTACCATTCGGGAAAAAAGTACAATATATAA
- a CDS encoding OsmC family protein has product MRRNATAVWNGNIKEGKGHLTTQSTTLNETQYSFNSRFADGVGTNPEELLAAAHAGCFTMKLSAELSQAGFTPEELKTTSVITLDPSIGKITKSELTLTAKVPGLSEEEFQKYAKIAEEGCPVSAAFNFEITLNATLA; this is encoded by the coding sequence ATGAGACGTAACGCAACAGCCGTTTGGAACGGTAACATCAAAGAAGGTAAAGGACATTTAACCACTCAAAGCACAACTTTAAACGAAACGCAGTATTCTTTCAACAGCCGTTTTGCAGACGGTGTAGGAACAAATCCTGAAGAATTGCTGGCAGCAGCACATGCAGGATGCTTTACAATGAAACTTAGTGCCGAACTTTCCCAGGCAGGTTTCACTCCTGAAGAATTAAAAACAACTTCCGTGATCACTCTTGATCCAAGCATCGGGAAAATTACCAAATCCGAACTGACTCTTACTGCAAAAGTTCCGGGACTTTCTGAAGAAGAATTCCAGAAATATGCAAAAATTGCTGAAGAAGGTTGCCCGGTAAGTGCCGCTTTTAATTTTGAAATCACCCTGAATGCTACTTTAGCTTAA
- a CDS encoding TetR/AcrR family transcriptional regulator, with protein sequence MSKAEKTRQFIIEKTASLFNTKGYLSTSLSDISEATGLTKGSIYGNFENKDEVALEVYKYNAALQAKNMTRSFSDEFATSIDKLHAIVSFYRKNWKIVFESGGCPLMNAATEADDIFPDLKKQVTYSFENWIQKITAVIMDGQENGEIHPDIHADEYGSLFIMLIEGGILLSKTTGDEKYLNTALNKIAFMIDKELKILPS encoded by the coding sequence ATGTCAAAAGCAGAAAAAACCAGACAGTTTATTATTGAAAAAACAGCCTCTTTGTTCAATACCAAAGGCTACCTGTCTACGTCTTTATCTGATATTTCAGAAGCTACTGGTCTCACGAAGGGCAGCATCTACGGAAATTTTGAAAATAAAGACGAAGTTGCTCTCGAAGTGTACAAATACAACGCTGCCCTGCAGGCAAAAAACATGACGAGATCTTTCAGTGATGAATTTGCAACCAGTATAGATAAACTACATGCTATCGTCAGCTTTTACCGGAAAAACTGGAAAATAGTATTCGAAAGCGGAGGTTGCCCTCTGATGAATGCAGCCACAGAAGCTGATGATATTTTTCCTGACCTGAAAAAACAGGTAACCTATTCTTTTGAAAACTGGATTCAAAAAATAACAGCCGTCATTATGGATGGACAGGAAAATGGAGAAATACATCCGGATATTCACGCTGATGAGTACGGATCATTATTTATTATGCTTATAGAAGGCGGAATACTCCTCTCAAAAACAACAGGAGATGAAAAGTATTTAAACACTGCCTTAAACAAAATAGCATTTATGATCGACAAAGAACTTAAAATACTTCCCTCATAA
- a CDS encoding acetyl-CoA C-acetyltransferase yields METKKVAIVGYSRIPFARINTAYADLDNQELLEATLNGLISKYHLQGKLLGEVAGGAVIKHISESNLIRETVMNTALDPATPACDLQQACDTGIEAAVYIGNKIALGQIESGIACGVEAMSNIPFESAPRLRKALLKANKEKSVFGKLKQLLSPKLKDWMPVPYKGQEPKTGLVMGGHTEITAKYYQISREEQDELAFRSHKNMAQAYDEGFFDDMIIPAFGLDKDNNLRRDTSLEKLSQLKPAFDKENGTLTAGNSTPFTDGASAVLLASEEWAKANNLPVLAYITFSEVAGIEYVENKQNLLLAPVFAADRMLKKAGMNLEDFDYYEIHEAFAAQVLATMKIWENDDLARKFGLEKALGKIDKNKLNVKGGSLAVAHPFAATGGRIIGTLAKLLNEKGSGKGFISICAARGQGVTMILEK; encoded by the coding sequence ATGGAAACAAAAAAAGTGGCCATCGTAGGATACAGCAGAATTCCTTTTGCCAGAATCAATACCGCTTATGCAGACCTGGATAATCAGGAACTCCTGGAAGCAACCCTTAACGGGCTAATCTCCAAGTATCATTTACAGGGAAAGCTTCTTGGTGAAGTAGCTGGAGGAGCCGTTATCAAGCATATTTCGGAAAGCAACCTCATCCGCGAAACCGTGATGAATACTGCACTTGATCCTGCAACGCCTGCGTGCGATCTTCAGCAGGCCTGCGATACAGGAATTGAAGCAGCAGTATACATCGGAAATAAAATTGCTTTAGGACAGATCGAAAGCGGAATCGCCTGCGGAGTTGAAGCCATGAGCAACATTCCGTTCGAATCAGCACCGAGATTGAGAAAAGCATTATTAAAAGCCAATAAGGAAAAATCGGTATTCGGGAAATTAAAACAGCTTTTAAGTCCAAAACTGAAAGACTGGATGCCCGTTCCTTACAAAGGACAGGAACCGAAAACAGGCCTGGTAATGGGCGGACACACAGAAATTACAGCAAAATATTATCAGATTTCCCGTGAAGAGCAGGATGAACTGGCTTTCAGAAGCCACAAAAACATGGCACAAGCTTATGATGAAGGATTTTTCGACGATATGATCATCCCCGCTTTCGGTTTGGATAAAGATAATAATCTCCGCAGAGATACCAGCCTTGAAAAGCTGTCCCAATTGAAACCTGCTTTTGATAAAGAAAACGGAACCCTGACTGCCGGAAATTCAACTCCTTTCACCGATGGGGCATCTGCCGTTCTGCTGGCCAGTGAAGAATGGGCCAAAGCCAATAATCTTCCTGTTTTAGCTTATATTACATTTTCAGAAGTAGCAGGGATAGAATATGTTGAAAATAAGCAAAATCTTCTTCTTGCCCCTGTTTTTGCTGCAGACAGAATGCTTAAAAAAGCAGGAATGAATCTGGAAGATTTTGATTATTATGAAATTCATGAAGCCTTTGCAGCACAGGTTCTGGCTACCATGAAGATCTGGGAAAATGATGATCTGGCTAGAAAATTCGGTCTCGAAAAAGCATTGGGAAAAATCGACAAAAATAAATTAAATGTAAAAGGCGGAAGCCTGGCCGTTGCCCATCCTTTTGCAGCAACAGGCGGAAGGATTATCGGAACCCTGGCCAAACTCCTCAATGAAAAAGGAAGCGGAAAAGGTTTTATTTCTATCTGTGCCGCACGGGGACAGGGCGTTACTATGATTTTAGAAAAATAA
- a CDS encoding PaaI family thioesterase, translated as MDRLAQLQQFIGKEFDQSPSPFMKWLNPIVVSAEEGHLEFKYTVRPEWLNPIGNLHGGVTAAIVDDIIGATMFSLNENSFITTINNVIDYFSTAKENDNIVAETKIIKRGRQFVNAQCEIWNADKTRLIARGTSNLFKINN; from the coding sequence ATGGACAGATTAGCACAGCTGCAGCAATTTATCGGAAAGGAATTTGACCAGTCTCCGTCACCGTTTATGAAATGGCTCAATCCTATTGTAGTTTCCGCAGAAGAAGGGCATCTCGAATTCAAATATACCGTGAGACCGGAGTGGCTTAATCCCATTGGAAATCTTCATGGCGGTGTAACAGCAGCCATTGTTGATGACATTATCGGAGCCACTATGTTCTCCCTGAATGAAAATTCTTTCATAACAACCATCAATAATGTGATCGATTATTTTTCAACTGCAAAAGAAAATGATAATATTGTAGCCGAAACGAAAATTATAAAAAGAGGCCGGCAGTTTGTGAATGCACAATGCGAAATATGGAACGCAGACAAAACAAGACTGATTGCCAGAGGAACCTCTAACCTATTCAAAATTAATAACTAG
- the fabF gene encoding beta-ketoacyl-ACP synthase II, whose protein sequence is MKRVVITGLGAVTPLGNNVEDFWQNSINGVSGAGLITHFDSEKFKVHFACEVKNFDPKVHLTHNEIKRSDLFSQYAMYASTEAIQDSGLELEKMDPFDTGVIWGTGQGGMVTFEGEVMNFADGDGTPRFNPFFVPKFIANMASGMISMKFGLQGINYTTISACATGNTALMDAFNYIRLGKAKVIISGGSEAAITPASIGGFSVMKAMSTRNDDFATASRPYDAERDGFVMGEGAGALVLEEYEHAKARGAKIYAELAGAAMTADAYHMTAPHPDGISAIKAMQLAMKEAGANAEDIDYLNPHATSTPIGDVIELNAISKLFGGSKKLDISATKSMTGHLLGAAGAAEAILSIKAVEKGIIPPTINLHSIDENIPKDVNIVFGEAKEKDINFALSNAFGFGGHNATLVFKKFK, encoded by the coding sequence ATGAAAAGAGTTGTCATTACAGGTCTGGGCGCAGTAACGCCTTTGGGGAACAATGTCGAAGATTTTTGGCAAAACAGTATTAACGGTGTCAGCGGAGCGGGTTTAATCACTCATTTTGATTCAGAGAAATTTAAAGTGCATTTTGCCTGTGAAGTGAAAAACTTTGACCCAAAAGTTCACCTGACCCACAACGAAATAAAAAGAAGCGACTTATTTTCGCAATATGCCATGTATGCTTCCACTGAAGCCATTCAGGATTCCGGACTTGAACTGGAAAAAATGGATCCTTTTGATACCGGAGTAATCTGGGGAACCGGACAGGGCGGAATGGTAACCTTTGAAGGAGAAGTCATGAATTTTGCAGACGGAGACGGAACTCCCAGGTTCAACCCTTTCTTCGTTCCTAAATTTATTGCCAATATGGCTTCGGGAATGATTTCTATGAAATTTGGGCTGCAGGGAATTAACTATACCACCATTTCAGCATGTGCCACAGGAAATACAGCCTTGATGGATGCCTTCAACTATATCCGTCTTGGAAAAGCCAAAGTCATCATAAGCGGAGGATCTGAAGCGGCTATCACACCTGCTTCTATAGGCGGGTTTTCGGTAATGAAGGCGATGTCTACCAGAAATGATGATTTTGCAACCGCAAGCCGCCCTTATGATGCAGAAAGAGATGGTTTTGTAATGGGTGAAGGTGCCGGTGCTTTAGTTCTTGAAGAATATGAGCACGCAAAAGCAAGAGGTGCCAAAATTTATGCAGAACTGGCCGGAGCTGCCATGACTGCCGATGCTTACCACATGACCGCACCTCATCCGGACGGCATAAGCGCCATTAAAGCAATGCAGCTTGCCATGAAAGAGGCTGGTGCCAATGCAGAAGACATTGATTATCTTAATCCCCACGCCACTTCTACGCCAATTGGAGATGTGATCGAGCTGAATGCGATCAGCAAGTTATTCGGAGGAAGCAAAAAGCTTGACATCAGTGCAACGAAATCTATGACCGGTCATTTATTGGGTGCTGCAGGTGCTGCTGAGGCGATCCTTTCCATTAAAGCTGTCGAAAAAGGAATTATTCCTCCTACAATCAATCTTCACAGTATTGATGAGAACATTCCTAAAGATGTGAATATTGTTTTCGGAGAAGCTAAAGAAAAGGATATTAACTTTGCCCTGAGCAATGCTTTCGGATTCGGGGGACACAATGCTACTCTGGTTTTTAAGAAGTTTAAATAA
- a CDS encoding murein L,D-transpeptidase catalytic domain family protein: MKGIYSVLGLLYLVTTSFYLSPKKDVKSENVNTTKIEKAADTKSGKTASTASSSEELYKSIQFEPEHELNYEVFAKALTGFENLKKAGLLNPESHLLTICDFSMSSNTKRLWVIDTNEKKVLFNSLVAHGKNTGEEFATNFSNTESSLQSSLGFYITDATYQGDNGYSLKLLGMDKGFNDAAYRRAIVMHGADYVSDEFASMHKRIGRSWGCPAVPKALTQPIINTIKGRNCLFIYYPDQNYLSSSEWLKS; this comes from the coding sequence ATGAAAGGAATTTATAGTGTATTAGGCCTCTTATACTTGGTCACGACTTCATTCTATCTTTCGCCCAAAAAGGATGTAAAGAGTGAGAATGTCAACACAACAAAAATTGAAAAAGCAGCAGACACGAAATCTGGGAAGACCGCTTCTACAGCATCTTCATCAGAAGAATTGTACAAATCAATTCAATTTGAACCTGAGCATGAACTGAATTACGAAGTTTTCGCAAAAGCATTGACAGGTTTTGAAAATTTAAAAAAGGCAGGATTACTGAACCCGGAGTCACATTTATTGACTATCTGCGATTTTTCTATGTCTTCGAATACAAAAAGGCTTTGGGTGATTGATACCAATGAGAAAAAGGTACTGTTCAATTCACTGGTAGCTCACGGAAAAAATACAGGCGAAGAATTTGCGACGAATTTTTCTAACACGGAAAGTTCGCTGCAGAGCAGCTTAGGATTTTATATCACAGATGCTACTTACCAGGGAGATAACGGGTATTCTTTGAAGCTGTTGGGAATGGATAAAGGATTTAATGATGCAGCATACAGAAGAGCAATCGTAATGCACGGAGCAGATTATGTAAGTGATGAATTTGCATCAATGCACAAAAGAATCGGAAGAAGCTGGGGATGTCCGGCAGTACCGAAGGCATTGACGCAGCCGATCATTAATACGATAAAAGGACGAAACTGTCTTTTCATCTATTATCCGGATCAGAATTATCTTTCTTCTTCAGAGTGGCTGAAGTCATAA
- the msrB gene encoding peptide-methionine (R)-S-oxide reductase MsrB: MENQAKNNPYYSRTDTTKLNISNEEWKKILAPDLYAIAREAATERAFTGKYNEFDETGDYYCAVCGNHLFRSTSKFASSCGWPSFFEADKEGVYYKRDTAYGMERVEVLCKRCDSHLGHVFDDGPKPTGLRYCMNSVSLEFVADSEK, encoded by the coding sequence ATGGAAAACCAAGCAAAAAACAATCCATACTATTCCAGAACCGATACTACAAAACTTAACATTTCCAATGAAGAGTGGAAAAAGATCCTTGCTCCGGACCTGTATGCAATTGCCAGAGAGGCTGCTACGGAGAGAGCATTTACAGGAAAATATAATGAATTTGATGAAACTGGTGATTATTACTGTGCAGTTTGCGGGAACCATCTTTTCCGTTCCACTTCAAAATTTGCCAGCAGCTGCGGATGGCCAAGTTTTTTCGAAGCGGATAAGGAAGGAGTTTATTATAAAAGAGATACTGCGTATGGAATGGAAAGAGTGGAAGTGCTTTGCAAACGCTGTGATTCACATCTTGGCCATGTTTTTGACGACGGCCCGAAACCAACAGGATTACGCTATTGCATGAACTCCGTAAGCCTGGAATTTGTTGCAGATTCTGAAAAATAA